The nucleotide sequence CTTTTAACATTGCTTGGTAAAGCTCTGTTAATCCGTATTTAGCCACGTTTTGGCGAAGGTCTTGAAGGTCGTTGATGTGGTGGTAAAGGGACGGTGGACGAATGTCTAATCGCTTCGCAAGGTGGGCCATCGATAATGCCTCGACTCCTTCTTCATCGATCAGGGAAACCGCCTCTTCTACAATCGTTTGTATCGTGAGACTTCGTTTCTGTGTCATTTTCTCTCCCCCTTACGTCCGCAATGCTTCTTTGATGCTTTGCTTCATTTTTCCCAACGGTTGTTCTAGCATTTTTCCGTGCCCAACTGCTAGTATGCTTGCTTCATAGGTTAAGAGCTTTTCGGCACTTTTCACGGCTTCTTGTCGGTCCCATGTCGCCCATGCTGGAAATGGGAATAGTGGCTTCACCTTTCCTGCAACAGCGATTCCGCCTCTTGTTTGAAAGGCATCGCCAACAATTAGAGCGTTCGTACGCTGGTCAAAAAATGACAGGGAACCGGGGGTATGACCGGGTGTTTCAATCGTGAGAAGTGAACCGATTTCATCGCCTTCTTGAAGAGTATGATCCGGTATTGTTTTGATGTTTTTCGGAACTCCCCCGCGAATGGGAGTATCAATTACTTCATTAATGCGTGTCACATCTCCATTTAGCCATAATGCATCTAAATGCGAGCAATAAACCTTTGCTTCAGGAAACGCTCGTTTAACTTGATCAAGCGCCCCGACATGGTCTTCGTGCGCATGCGTTAAAAAGATTTTCGTAATGGGCTTCCCTAATTTTTTTGCGAACGAGCCGATCCCTCGGTGACTATATGGCAATGCCGCATCGAATAGAAACAATTCCTTTTCTTCCTCCATCACATAACAGTTAACCGGAAACGTTCTCGGTAGAAACGATAGCTGATACAGTGATTTCACCTTCGTGACCTTCATCATCCATCCTCCTATTATTACCTAATCGTATTAGGCACATTCTAATATCATTATACACTTAAATTCTCTAAAATTGACAAAAAATACTTTCAATTCCGCCTTTTCCAAAAAACCTTTTCTTAAAATAATTTTCGTATATAATATTAAAATAGTTTCTAGTAAATTATTAGAAAATTTCAAAATAAGGGGGAAATTGGATGAGCACTGCATCAAACGCGGAGAAAAAAGGCTTCGTTACGCGCTCCCTTGATTGGATTGAGCGTGTTGGAAACAAACTTCCGCATCCAATTACATTGTTTTTCATTTTCGCAGGATTAGTTGTATTAGCTTCTGCACTTTTCTCATCTCTTGGTGTATCTGTAGATGATCCTGCCTCTGAAACAGGGAAACTAGAAGTATTCAACCTGTTAAGTAAAGAAGGAATTCAATACATGTTCGAAAGTGCCGTTTCGAACTTCACGGGCTTCGCTCCACTCGGTACCGTTCTTGTGACGATGCTAGGGATTGGACTTGCTGAGCGCACTGGACTGATTAGCGCGGCATTAAAAGCTCTTGTTACTTCAGTACCGAAGCAATTAATTACTGCAGCTCTTGTATTCGGTGGAGTTATGTCATCGATGGCTGCAGATGCTGGTTATGTTGTATTAACGCCACTTGGAGCCGTATTATTCGCAGGGTTAGGTCGCCATCCGTTAGCTGGTTTAGCTGCGGCTTTCGCTGGTGTATCCGGTGGATTCAGTGCGAACCTACTATTAACATCACTTGATCCGCTTCTTGGTGGATTAACGATTGAAGCGGCTGCGATCCTTGATCCAGCTTACGCTGAGCAAATGAACTATGCGATGAACTATTATTTCATGATCGCATCTGTGTTCCTTTTAACCATTGTTGGTACGATTGTGACAGAGAAAGTAATTGAACCTCGCTTAGGAAAATATGAGGGAGATGTAACAGAAGAAGTAGACCATTTAAAACCTATTGAGAAAAAAGGATTATGGGCTGCACTTATTTCTATTATTGTCACTTCCGTTTTCTTAATTTTATTAGCAATTCCAGGTTTTGGACCACTTGGTGGAGAAGGCAAATTTGTTGATTCTCCATTCTTAAAGAACTTAGTACCTGTTCTCTTAATCTTCTTCTTAATCCCGGGTCTTGTATACGGTATTGTAACGAAGGAGATTAAAAACGATAAAGATGTCGCAAACCATCTTGGTGAGACGATGTCAACAATGGGTATGTATATCGTGTTAGCCTTTGCAGCAGGTCAATTCGTTGCATACTTCAATCACACAAACCTTGGTCGTATTTTAGCGATTTCAGGTGCTGACTTCTTAGATAAAATCGGTTTTACAGGGCTTCCATTAGCGATTGCCTTTATGATTGTTACTGGTTTCATTAACTTATTCATCGGTAGTGCGTCAGCAAAATGGGCGATTATGGCTCCGGTATTCGTTCCGATTATGATGCAATTCGGTTATTCACCAGAATTCACTCAAACGTTATACCGTATTGCTGACTCAACAACTAACATCATTTCACCGTTAATGCCATACTTTGCAATCGTAATTGCGTTTGCGCAAAAGTATGACAAACGTGTTGGAATTGGTACATTAATTTCTACGATGCTTCCATATTCGATCGCATTCTCAATCGTATGGACAGTCGTATTAATTATCTGGATGCTTATTGGTTTACCAATTGGACCTGGCGCGCCAGTATACTACGGTGGTTAATTTTAAAATGAAAAAGAAGTGTGATTTTCGTCACACTTCTTTTTTTATGTTATCCCTCAATCTTTTCATGAATGACTTCACTTTTCTTTACACGAGTAGATACGATGACGGCGATACTACCGATACCAATCCACACGAGCGTGGAAAGAGAAGAGTTCCAAGATAATGGTTTTCCGAAGAAAAATAACTCCCGCAAGCCATCAACCATAAAGCGCATTGGTAACCATGAGTGTATCCAATCGCGGTAAAATGGCGACAACATCTCAGGGGCCATCGCAAGAAGCGGAGCGCCAAAAAATAGCAATAACACGAAGATTGGCATCCCTTTAAACCCGATTAGTGATAGAACGGCTAAAATCATAACATAAAAGCTAAAAGCAGCAATAGTTAAAAACAGTGCTGTATCCATAAATTGTGGAATATGAAACCCTACCATTACATCCGCAAGCCACGTTAAACCAAAGCCGATCACAAATGAAGTGACAACTCCAATTGAGATTTGTGCTAGTTTCATTAGGAAGGTTTCTTTCCGGTTCGTACTTCCCATCTTAGTCGATACAATAAAAATGAGTGCTGCACTTGCTAAACTTGCCATCCAAAGTGGCTGGAACATGGAAACAGGAGCATTTCCGTTTGCACTATTTGGTCCAACTTCATGAACATTCGTCACAACTTTTGTAATCGGCGTTGCTAAAGCTTCTGCTTGTTTTACACTAAGCATTGCACCTTGTTGCTCAAACTGTGTCAATAATTGTGTACGTACGTTATTCGACACATTGTCTACCACTCCATTAAGTACTTGGCTGGCAATTGTTGCCGCTGCTGTGTTCATCCCTTGGTTAATATAAATGTGAAGTTCAGCAGCAGAGGGTGAATGAGTTCGTAAGCTTGCCTGCATTTTGCTAAAATCACTTGGAATGACAAGTGCCGCATAATATGCTTGATCATCCATCCCTTTTTGCACTTCTTCAAGAGATACTACACTTACCCATTTGACGAGTGGTTCTTCATCGGAAGTACTAGGCGTGTTCGTTAAAATCATCTCTACCATCGTATCTCCCATGTTCATTGTTGACTGATTCGGCAATTCGACTCCTTCATCTTCATTAACAATGGCAATCGGCAAATTTTTCGGTTCAGGTTGTACCGAAGGAAAAAGAGTTAATGCAAATAAAAAAATAACGGCAAAAGCAATAATTGGTGACAACAACACTTGCTTATTTTTCAATAAGGTCATTTCAATTACCTCCAAATTAGTTAGTGAGTGATTACTCACTTATATGTTATTCATGCACCCCCTGGAAGTCAACATAAAAATGAGTGATTACTCACATTTTTTATAAACAAAAAAAAGCAAAACTTGATATGTTTTGCTTTAACGGCATTATTTCTCTTCTTCTTTTTTTGTTATTTCAACTTGTTGTATTTGCCGCCCTTCCATTTGCAAGACTTGAAACGTATAGTTCTCAAACGTTATCGAATCACCTTCTTTAATGTCAAAGTGATTCGTTAAAATCCACCCACCAATTGTATCGACATCTTCTTCAATTGTCGTTTGGAGCATTTCATTCACGTCCCGCAATAATACTTTTCCATCGACAATGAAGGTTTTTTCACCTTCTTTTTGCACCATCGGCACTTCATCGACATCAAACTCATCTTGAATCTCTCCGACAATTTCCTCTAATATATCTTCGACCGTCACAAGCCCTGATGTCCCACCGTATTCGTCCACTAAGATGGCCATATGTACACGTTCTCGCTGCATTTTTACGAGTAAGTCATGAATAGGAATCGTTTCAATTACTTGGATAATTGGGCGAATATAATCGGTTAGCTGACGATCCATCGTTGAAGCATCGTGATGACAGTCGGTTAAAATTTCTTTAATATTGACAAGACCGATGACATGGTCTTTATCCCCGTTCATCACGGGAAAGCGCGTGTATTTTTCGTTCTTGATCGTGTTTAAAACAACTGCCATCGATTCGTGTTGATCAAAGGCAATAATTTCTCTTCTCGGCACCATAATTTCCTTTGCAATGCGGTCATCAAACGTAAAGATATTGTTCACGAATTTGTACTCGGACTGATTGATTTCCCCACTTTTGTAGCTTTCAGACAAAATTAATAATAGCTCATCTTCAGAATGTGCCGTTTCATGATCAACTTCATGCTTTATGCCAATGAGCTTGGATACATAACGTGCCGAACCGTTCAACGCATGGATAATGGGATACATTAGTTTATAAAACAAAATTAACGGTCGCGAAAACATTAACGTCACTTTTTCAGATCGTTGAATGGCATACGTCTTCGGTGCCAGCTCCCCGATG is from Bacillus kexueae and encodes:
- a CDS encoding AbgT family transporter, which encodes MSTASNAEKKGFVTRSLDWIERVGNKLPHPITLFFIFAGLVVLASALFSSLGVSVDDPASETGKLEVFNLLSKEGIQYMFESAVSNFTGFAPLGTVLVTMLGIGLAERTGLISAALKALVTSVPKQLITAALVFGGVMSSMAADAGYVVLTPLGAVLFAGLGRHPLAGLAAAFAGVSGGFSANLLLTSLDPLLGGLTIEAAAILDPAYAEQMNYAMNYYFMIASVFLLTIVGTIVTEKVIEPRLGKYEGDVTEEVDHLKPIEKKGLWAALISIIVTSVFLILLAIPGFGPLGGEGKFVDSPFLKNLVPVLLIFFLIPGLVYGIVTKEIKNDKDVANHLGETMSTMGMYIVLAFAAGQFVAYFNHTNLGRILAISGADFLDKIGFTGLPLAIAFMIVTGFINLFIGSASAKWAIMAPVFVPIMMQFGYSPEFTQTLYRIADSTTNIISPLMPYFAIVIAFAQKYDKRVGIGTLISTMLPYSIAFSIVWTVVLIIWMLIGLPIGPGAPVYYGG
- a CDS encoding YhgE/Pip domain-containing protein, which produces MTLLKNKQVLLSPIIAFAVIFLFALTLFPSVQPEPKNLPIAIVNEDEGVELPNQSTMNMGDTMVEMILTNTPSTSDEEPLVKWVSVVSLEEVQKGMDDQAYYAALVIPSDFSKMQASLRTHSPSAAELHIYINQGMNTAAATIASQVLNGVVDNVSNNVRTQLLTQFEQQGAMLSVKQAEALATPITKVVTNVHEVGPNSANGNAPVSMFQPLWMASLASAALIFIVSTKMGSTNRKETFLMKLAQISIGVVTSFVIGFGLTWLADVMVGFHIPQFMDTALFLTIAAFSFYVMILAVLSLIGFKGMPIFVLLLFFGAPLLAMAPEMLSPFYRDWIHSWLPMRFMVDGLRELFFFGKPLSWNSSLSTLVWIGIGSIAVIVSTRVKKSEVIHEKIEG
- a CDS encoding MBL fold metallo-hydrolase — its product is MKVTKVKSLYQLSFLPRTFPVNCYVMEEEKELFLFDAALPYSHRGIGSFAKKLGKPITKIFLTHAHEDHVGALDQVKRAFPEAKVYCSHLDALWLNGDVTRINEVIDTPIRGGVPKNIKTIPDHTLQEGDEIGSLLTIETPGHTPGSLSFFDQRTNALIVGDAFQTRGGIAVAGKVKPLFPFPAWATWDRQEAVKSAEKLLTYEASILAVGHGKMLEQPLGKMKQSIKEALRT
- a CDS encoding hemolysin family protein, with protein sequence MEFLNLFLIVVLISLTAFFVSSEFAIVKVRRTRIEQLVAEGNGRAVAAMKVLSNLDEYLSACQLGITLTSLGLGWLGEPTVEHLLHPLFVRMNVTESVAGVLSFAIAFSLITFFHVVIGELAPKTYAIQRSEKVTLMFSRPLILFYKLMYPIIHALNGSARYVSKLIGIKHEVDHETAHSEDELLLILSESYKSGEINQSEYKFVNNIFTFDDRIAKEIMVPRREIIAFDQHESMAVVLNTIKNEKYTRFPVMNGDKDHVIGLVNIKEILTDCHHDASTMDRQLTDYIRPIIQVIETIPIHDLLVKMQRERVHMAILVDEYGGTSGLVTVEDILEEIVGEIQDEFDVDEVPMVQKEGEKTFIVDGKVLLRDVNEMLQTTIEEDVDTIGGWILTNHFDIKEGDSITFENYTFQVLQMEGRQIQQVEITKKEEEK